Part of the Benincasa hispida cultivar B227 chromosome 11, ASM972705v1, whole genome shotgun sequence genome, AAGATAATAGGAACCTTTGGTCAATGCCTTTTGCTCTCTCTCGAGCTTaacttcaatattcaaatttaatactattATATAGAACTTCCTCCCAATATTCTAAATTTACATCTAGCTCAACGCATCAATACACTCAGTCATATGCTAGATTGTGTCTAGGTCTTGTTGAGCAAAGTAAATTGTGGACACAAGATGATTGCAATTTCTTCATAAAGATTGAAACAGTTTGAATCCCTCTTTTTCTCTCATTAGTTGTTCACAACATTTTTTTCTCCTAGTGTTTTGTAACACTTTgcttttcttttactttacaaAGCATACaccaaataaaattattctattTTGGTTACTTTTTGTCACAGACTTTGAGAAGGTCTTCATTTGCTTAATTGATCCATTATACTCTGTTTCACGGGATTCAAATACTTGAATTCCATCCATTTTGTATTACTTTTCAATGGTGTATACTTGTACTTAGGGATATTTTTTCCAACACCCATCAATATATCAtttgatttacataggtgagagtgacttATATAGTTAATTCAATAAGATCTATTATTTTGGAGACTTAACCAAACAAAGGGCGTAAGTTTCACACCGTAGAATTCCCTCATTCCATTATAGGGTAATAGATAAGTAGTTCTCTTAAGCGTTGATTTCAAAACTTGAACAATGGAGCCACTTCCTCTCACTGGCACAAAATTAACTCAGTttatgattggatcataaatagattgttcattagaggatcagtgataTTTAAGGTATAatatgtaattacaagggtTAAATGGACTTTTCACTTAATGGCAATTAAGAACAACTCGTCAACGGTCGACTTGCATATAATATAGGGAGCATAGATACTTCTAATTGTGTAGAGAATTGGTATCAGATACGTATTAGATACGGATACATTCAAATATGTAGTAGATACATGTCTGATacgtgatttgaagtatctgatttttaattttttttcagatACGTGTATCTGCTTCTAGATATGTGAATGGGATACCCTAGGTCACTTTCTTTTTTGCCAAAAGCCCAACCCACaacctattttatttaaaagtccacttaaatctagcaatccaaaataaaatagattaaaaGTAGCAAAAACAATAAAGAACGAAAACATAAAAAGTTAAACAAAACCCCCGAAAcataattaaatcttcattcttctcttctctctcattaTCTAAATCATGATTCATACCCCccttcatcctcaacttcattaTTCAATCTTTATCTTCTACTCCTTTTCTACTGTCTGCTCTAATCGCTCAACCACGACTCAGTgttgttggatttttttttttcaaattttcactttcTTCTTGAATCTActttaatctaacttaaaataagtattataacaattaattgGGAATTATCATATATACGTATCTTAGTTATTTAGAAAATGGCATATCGTCGCATCGTATCCATAtcctatatatgtatatatatgtgtgtgtttcTTAgcatataatagttatattcaTTGACACAACTTGTTCTACTGTGCATAAGAGTACAACTCTATAGGTTTATAGTAGATTGATCTACAATTAATGGATCAAAATTgattgattaaagagtttaattaattacttttgtagcattttaatttttaatcaatAGGTTCATAATGTTCCCTTGCTAgttcataataataatactaaacaattattttaattaaaatgatttttttaaaatgttatattttaagtatgaaagaaaaaatatattaaaatttgaaagggTGAAATTGATATTTAACGTATAAGATATATACAATATGAAAACatatttaattcataaaatACTAAATGGATTAAAGGATTTGGAATTTGATTGAGAATCAAATAAGTTCGGTAGAACAAATTGTACCTTATTTTTGTGGAAGTGTATACTTATGTTGAGGTTTTTTCACGTAATTGTATCAAAATTatgtaaaaacaaataaaacatttaatttgGTCATGGACAATATGACCATATAGacttgaattaaattaaagaaaaacatgaaCTTTTTTAGAGAAGTTAAAGAACCTACTCGTGAAAAACATAATGCAACAAAAATGAGTCATTATATAATGTTATCATATAACTTTGATACTCTAACTAAAAACATGTATTATAATCCTAAAGTAACAAACAATTAGGCCAAAATTAAGTCAaacatcaaaaagaaaaaaggttcaAGAACAACATACAAAAATGTATCGATGAATTGGTCACCTCAAATGATTTAGTTTGCATATTTTGACCATAAAGATTTTCAGTTTATCTTTCAAATTTCCATAAaacttttaccattttttagaCTTGTATCATGTATGTATTTAcagatattttttttccttttttttctttttatacatGACTGCACCCATATGCGAATAAATGCACTAGTTTGATCTGCAACACTTCCACTCGAACAAGCATGACTTAGAAGACACTTGCGTTTGCATAGTCACATCCTATCAACGAAGGAAGAAATAGTTGCATTTGTATAGTTGCATCCTATCAACAAAGGAGAAAATAGTTTAAAAGACAAGTACATTCAAACAGTTAGGTCCCATTAACAAAGGATAAAATAGATACTAAAAAATGTAAGGGAAAAAGAGAAAGTAAAGGAAACGTTCTCCTTGATAGCCCCATAGTACCAATTTACCATATTATGGATATGAGAATCGGTATCAACCAGGCAATATTTTCCAAAATCTATCAGTAACATTGGTTCTAATTGATGTACATCATAACAAAAAAGTTGATATAAACAGACTGAGGTTTACATTAAAACCAGCATATAGAAGataacattttttaataagaagaCTCAATTGTGGACTTCCAACCTCACAACCTTATTGCGGCTATTCAGAATTTGTCAAATGCAGTATGTTGGCATGCTGCTCGGTCGATAGACGAAAGGCCTGACAgtgtgagagtgaccagatggATGATTGTAACTGAACTTCACTCCCGAGCTATTAGCACCGAGATGGGTGCAGTGTTCATGAAAACTGCTGATTGGCCGAGCGAGGCATGCATCCCAACGGTTGTTTTCCGACATCGTCTCTGCAACAGTGTATCTACCCTTGGAGTTGGTAAATGCCTGGTAATTTAGAACTTCTCCCGATCTTGTTATGCAAAGAACCGCTACTTCAGCACCTGAAAATGACGAGAATAGGCCACAACGTTTTATATCTAGTATAACTGTTTTTAACACAACGAAGTTGTGAGAAAGAGCCAAAAGGTTGATGCTCAAGCCCAATGATTGGTTACCATCTAATAAGGTAAATACAAGGTCAGAAACAAAACAGAAAAAGGGACCCAAACAGCAGCAAtggtaagaagaagaagatgaagattcaTTTAAACTACTGGGATTTATGCAGCTCAAATGCAGATGATAAGAATCTCATTTAAACTACAAATATTTACGCAGCTCAAATGCAAGTGACGAGAATAAGAAGATTATTCATTTAACCTACTTGAGATTTATGCAGCTCAAAAAAGCACGATCGATTTTTGCTCCTCGTTTTGCATCAATTTGTCCCAAGAAAGATGTTAAATCAACCATCAACTTAGAAGCTTAAGTTGATGGGCTGTAGTAAATTTGATTACATTAATACTTCAACACTCACTCTCACTCgtgaatatgaaaatttgaagaaagccCAACGAGTGGAAATCAATGTTGATTTTGGGAGGAAATGACATTATGGGAGTTGGACCACAAAACCTCATGTTCTCCTACCAAGTTAAATAACCACTGAATACAAAACCTAATGGTAGTTTAACATGAAATTTCCAAACTCATAAGTGAAGAGAAGCATTGAAGTActgatataatcaaattttactCTAATCCAACAGCTTATGCTTTTGGATTCAGCAGtgatttaaccaaaaaattCCAACACTAAAGTATACATTTTCTTAGTGGTAATGATATCCAGTTTCATTGAcacttcaattttatattttcttttgataAGTGAGATAAGACGATGAATTCTATGCTCTACTGATTCTCTTGTTTAGTTCAAACACAATATTAGGACGTGGGAGGATTTGAATCTTTGACCTCTTAGTTGAGAGCATATGCCTTGACTATTTGAGCTATGCTTGGTCTGGCCTATGTTCAAATGATTCTTTTATCATATAAACATAACTTGTATTTGAATTTCAAGGCTAAAGGATGACCCAGTCATCAGTATCACGCAATAGGCATTAATTGCTGCAACAGCAGACATATAAATTGAACCTAGGATTTACCATCAGAAGGCAAAAATGTTCGCTAGAACTATCAAACTCAAACATCGATTCTGAAAATTCAACCAAaacataaaaaacaataaacaggTGAAGAACCTACTATTCATCTCCATCATAAAAGTACTCCCCATCTAATCATTTCCAAAACTAGTAGAAAAAAGGGGCAAGAACTACAAATTTACCAAAATGGGAAATCCCATGGAAAGCAGTGATGAGTGATGACAGAGTGAAAGACATTAATGAAACAGCTATCTGGAGCTTTAGAAGCAAAGAGCTATATATTTTTCACTCTCCaataaaaaaatgtagagacatatggtaCCCACAGAGGGAACAAACCTAACTTGAGACTATGGTTCGACACGGTGCGGCAATGTTCCTGTCGTGGTGTGGTTTAGGAGTTTTCTTTTAACCATATCATATTTATCCATTGGCTGCTAAATAGAAATCCTTAGGTTAATTTTCCATCATTCTAGATCCTTTTCATTTAGTAGTGATTTTTCTCAAAAGAATTCTCCAGGAAAaatcacatatacatatactttattcattattaCCTATATTATTGCTTGTTTTTCATAAGACAGCACAGTCAGCTATGCAGAGGATTCGACATCTTTCCTTTCCCGAATTTACATAAGAAACACCAGAAATGGAGGCCAACACATTCATTACACATACAGTtttacttgatttcatttacaAACAAAGATAAACAGTTCACAGTATACATAATTTTTCCTTAATTTCTTAACAGTACTTGTATCAGCACAGTCCAGTCAATTCATGGCAAAAAGCAACAATCTCAGACGAAATCATCCCCAAAATAGCCAAACCAGTAAGATCAAAACCCAAAAGCAGGAAATCTAGTCGAGAATTTTACTACCAAAAACCAATATCAGATTGAAAACAGGAGACCGACCTTCAAGAACATGGTCTTCTGGGCCAATGGAAGAATCGCCACAGACATCGCAGATAACTCGGCCATGGATTGCCCCGGTCCAACCTCTTGAACCTGAAACGAACACTGTGAGAATAATCAAGCCCATCAACAGCTTATTCCTCTGTGCTTCCATGGATGGTGTTGTTTTAGGGCTCCAATGTCTTCTTCAACTGTGATTTCAGCTCTAAATTTTGATTCACTGGTGCGAAAGGGAGAATTGTGTCAGTCGGTAGCAGTGTTTTAAAATTCGATCGACATGTCGGAAGGGGCTCTTAGGGGCGGTTATTATGGTATGTCTGTGAGTATTATTTcgagtggaaaaaaaaattactctcatctttctttctttcatttttttttaaaattcttttaccATTTCGAGTggaagaaattattattattatttgacaaAATACACTTATGGCCCGTTTGATTCATAGAAATAACATATGAGAATGAGAAATGATATTTTATCATCATATTTGTTACAAGTTTTTAACTTCG contains:
- the LOC120089827 gene encoding uncharacterized protein LOC120089827; this translates as MEAQRNKLLMGLIILTVFVSGSRGWTGAIHGRVICDVCGDSSIGPEDHVLEGAEVAVLCITRSGEVLNYQAFTNSKGRYTVAETMSENNRWDACLARPISSFHEHCTHLGANSSGVKFSYNHPSGHSHTVRPFVYRPSSMPTYCI